A region of Selenomonadales bacterium 4137-cl DNA encodes the following proteins:
- a CDS encoding M48 family metallopeptidase has product MHDRWRRVAGLLVSLTLLACIAGWLPQAEAAIISTKEEIEIGRRVAMELETKYGLAEDPDLQARVARIGAKIAAASDRQDIIYSFKVLNNKEVNALALPGGYVYLFKGLTDYMPSDEELAGIIGHEVGHITKRHTVRQIEKSLGMSILFGVLFGDRGIFLQNLAFNAIMAGYSREDEREADHLGYYHSVRAGYNPYSMLMGLQKLEDLAKDKKGSYGLFSTHPEPEARVARVQGYLNEAKVHPTVTAKGATALAIDPGLTLPPLTATYRGNKPLYRAYLLAGALYLAARTGDFNPDRFILDGDGTYITIYYDDRVITTLTPQDASAAGMSLDDFSRQYVDGIKAWAALQK; this is encoded by the coding sequence ATGCACGACAGATGGCGCAGAGTTGCCGGGCTGCTTGTTTCGCTGACGCTGCTCGCCTGTATCGCCGGCTGGCTTCCCCAGGCGGAAGCCGCCATCATCAGCACCAAGGAAGAGATCGAAATCGGCCGCCGCGTGGCGATGGAGCTGGAAACGAAGTACGGCCTGGCGGAGGATCCCGACCTGCAGGCGCGGGTGGCCCGCATCGGCGCCAAGATAGCGGCGGCGAGCGACAGGCAGGATATTATATACTCTTTTAAGGTGCTCAATAATAAGGAAGTCAATGCTCTCGCCCTGCCCGGCGGGTACGTGTATCTTTTCAAGGGCCTGACGGATTATATGCCGTCGGACGAGGAATTGGCCGGCATCATCGGCCACGAGGTGGGGCATATTACTAAGCGCCATACCGTCCGCCAGATCGAGAAGAGTCTGGGGATGAGCATCCTGTTTGGCGTGCTGTTCGGCGACCGGGGGATTTTTCTCCAGAACCTTGCCTTTAACGCGATTATGGCCGGCTACAGCCGGGAGGACGAGCGGGAGGCCGACCATCTGGGGTATTATCATTCGGTGAGGGCAGGCTACAACCCCTACAGCATGCTGATGGGGCTGCAGAAGCTGGAGGATCTCGCCAAGGATAAGAAGGGCAGTTACGGGTTGTTTTCCACCCACCCCGAGCCGGAAGCCCGGGTGGCCCGCGTGCAGGGATACCTGAACGAGGCGAAGGTCCATCCGACGGTGACGGCGAAGGGCGCGACCGCACTGGCGATTGACCCGGGGCTTACGCTGCCGCCGCTCACTGCCACCTACCGCGGCAATAAGCCGCTATACCGGGCTTACCTGCTGGCCGGCGCGCTGTATCTCGCTGCGCGGACGGGCGATTTCAATCCCGACCGGTTCATTCTCGACGGCGACGGGACATACATAACGATTTATTACGACGATCGCGTGATCACGACCCTGACCCCTCAGGACGCCAGCGCCGCCGGTATGTCGCTCGACGATTTCTCCCGGCAGTATGTGGACGGGATCAAGGCCTGGGCGGCTTTACAGAAGTAA
- a CDS encoding helix-turn-helix transcriptional regulator — protein sequence MSGIELSKRQEAILAIVKTYGPITGKEIADRLNLSRAALRPDLAILTMSGLLGARPRVGYYLTGKEPADVIAGVLGSVKVAQALSQPVAVRDTSSVYDTIVTMFVEDVGTIIVVSEGGFLEGVASRKDMLKAAMTGKNINKMPVSVSMTRMPNIVVTHPEEHVLQAAQKLLSHQVDALPVVVSVKTDSGEKLQVVGRFTKTNITRLFVQLAGK from the coding sequence GTGAGCGGTATCGAACTGTCGAAACGCCAGGAAGCCATCCTGGCAATAGTAAAAACCTACGGCCCCATAACCGGCAAAGAAATCGCCGACCGCCTCAACCTCAGCCGGGCGGCACTCAGGCCCGACCTCGCCATCCTGACCATGTCCGGACTTCTGGGCGCCAGGCCCCGGGTCGGTTACTACCTGACCGGCAAAGAACCCGCCGACGTCATCGCCGGCGTCCTCGGCAGCGTCAAAGTGGCCCAGGCGCTTTCGCAGCCCGTCGCCGTACGCGACACCAGCTCGGTATACGACACCATCGTCACCATGTTCGTCGAGGACGTCGGCACCATAATCGTGGTATCGGAAGGGGGCTTCCTCGAAGGGGTGGCATCCCGCAAAGATATGCTAAAAGCGGCAATGACCGGCAAGAATATCAACAAAATGCCGGTCAGCGTCTCCATGACCCGCATGCCGAACATCGTCGTCACCCACCCCGAGGAGCACGTCCTGCAGGCGGCGCAGAAGCTCCTCAGCCATCAGGTGGACGCCCTGCCGGTCGTCGTATCCGTCAAGACCGACAGCGGCGAAAAACTGCAGGTTGTCGGCCGCTTCACGAAAACCAACATCACGCGGCTATTCGTACAGCTAGCCGGTAAGTAG